The proteins below come from a single Paraburkholderia flagellata genomic window:
- the recB gene encoding exodeoxyribonuclease V subunit beta, producing MNPLGTMDAHVLEPLRFPLYGSRLIEASAGTGKTFTIAMLYVRLVLGHGALNAASGEADVDDEARTAGRALTPPEILVVTFTDAATKELRERIRARLIEAAECFRVEPEDVPEREPGVDLLHDLREDYSPEQWPACARRLQLAAEWMDEAAVSTIHGWCNRMLSEHAFDSDSLFSQTLETDQTELRAEVVRDYWRTFMAPLDARSAAEVRAWFASPDELHDAIRGLLAHADLLPDTCDPDAALADARKRARDELETLKTPWRVWIDEVEALLNAARAAKQFDARKLNVKHSEMWIGKLRNWANDPESAHPGFEDKAAVWTRLTPAGLAEIWVKGEPPEHAAFVAMETLRESLAASPEAKQDLLCHAARWVARRFEEEEARRSQMGFDDLLTRLRAALQRDNGARLAEIIRKQYPVALIDEFQDTDPVQYQIFDAVYRIAEHDTGTAIVLIGDPKQAIYAFRGADIYTYLRARRACEGRLYTLKKNFRSTRAMVEAVNRCFEAAETRPEGSGAFLFRSPDGRENALPFVAADAHGRPEKLVAAGAALPALNVFWMPPAADGKPLSKGAYLAGMAGSCATEMVRLLNLGQELAAGFSGEHGMRPLQPADMAVLVNNRSEAQAIREALAARGVRSVYLSDRDSVYQTPQAEELRYWLAACADPDDGRLVRTALATPTLGLEWAELDRLGHDEIAWESRVLQFREYRECWRRKGVLPMLRRLFNDFHVPQRLLGEAAGAGLNGERALTNLLHLAELLQQASTQLDGEHALIRYLDEQREDESAGGGGDARQLRLESDAGLVQVVTIHKSKGLEYPLVFLPFACAHRAVKPDDVPFKWHDEEGELRVTLEADARVLRQADRERLGEDLRKLYVALTRARYATWVGYGPVPGVEASAFGYLLGGGAAVPAEETEVFLDALRGPCTDIAVSLAPEARRDVLALRDTGAVRGEARTLAHRERERWWIASYSSLKTLETSIGSGVPVEADDARGAPDTRSEDVFLELLDASMPPEDDEAFASAGQAPVAPAHAPMHGFERGADAGTFLHELMEWAANEGFAEIAQDEARVRDMVARRCSMRGWSHWIDTLTAWMLELVRTPLRLPDIEGESVEPVAFAEFEPGAYMAELEFWVTAHAVDTLAIDALVTEFTLGGEARPALDAATLNGMLKGFMDLVFEHEGRYYVADYKSNWLGPDDASYTPAKMRAQILHSRYELQYVLYMFALHRLLKARLPDYDYDRHVGGAVYLFLRGGRAPGQGLHCERPPRELIERLDALFARRNTLDTLEDVA from the coding sequence ATGAATCCGCTCGGGACCATGGACGCACACGTGCTGGAGCCGCTGCGCTTCCCGCTGTATGGCAGCCGCCTGATCGAGGCGAGCGCGGGCACGGGCAAGACCTTCACGATCGCCATGCTGTACGTGCGCCTCGTACTGGGTCACGGCGCGCTCAATGCGGCAAGCGGCGAGGCGGATGTCGATGACGAGGCGCGCACGGCAGGCCGCGCACTCACGCCGCCCGAGATTCTCGTCGTGACGTTTACCGACGCGGCAACGAAGGAACTGCGCGAGCGCATACGCGCGCGCCTCATCGAAGCGGCCGAATGCTTTCGCGTCGAGCCGGAAGACGTGCCCGAGCGCGAGCCCGGCGTCGACCTGTTGCACGACTTGCGCGAGGACTACTCGCCGGAGCAGTGGCCTGCCTGCGCGCGACGCCTGCAACTCGCGGCCGAATGGATGGACGAGGCGGCCGTCTCGACGATCCACGGCTGGTGCAACCGCATGCTGAGCGAGCACGCGTTCGACAGCGACAGCCTCTTTTCGCAGACGCTCGAAACCGACCAGACGGAATTGCGCGCCGAAGTCGTGCGCGACTACTGGCGTACCTTCATGGCGCCCCTCGACGCGAGAAGCGCCGCCGAAGTGAGAGCGTGGTTCGCGAGTCCGGACGAATTGCACGACGCGATACGCGGGCTGCTCGCCCACGCTGATCTTTTGCCGGATACATGCGACCCGGACGCTGCGCTCGCAGACGCCCGCAAGCGCGCACGCGACGAACTCGAAACGCTGAAGACGCCCTGGCGCGTCTGGATCGACGAGGTCGAGGCGCTGCTGAACGCGGCGCGCGCGGCTAAACAGTTCGACGCCAGAAAGCTGAATGTGAAGCACAGCGAAATGTGGATCGGCAAGCTGCGTAACTGGGCCAACGATCCCGAATCCGCGCATCCGGGCTTCGAAGACAAGGCGGCCGTGTGGACGCGCCTCACGCCCGCCGGCCTCGCCGAAATCTGGGTGAAGGGAGAACCGCCGGAACATGCCGCCTTTGTGGCGATGGAAACGTTGCGCGAATCGCTGGCTGCGTCGCCCGAAGCGAAGCAGGACTTGCTGTGCCACGCGGCGCGCTGGGTGGCGCGCCGCTTCGAGGAAGAAGAAGCGCGCCGCTCGCAAATGGGCTTCGACGATCTGCTCACGCGGCTGCGTGCGGCACTGCAGCGCGATAACGGCGCGCGTCTGGCGGAAATCATCCGCAAGCAGTACCCGGTCGCGCTGATCGATGAGTTTCAGGACACGGACCCGGTTCAGTACCAGATTTTCGATGCGGTCTACCGTATCGCCGAGCACGACACCGGGACGGCAATCGTCCTGATCGGCGACCCGAAGCAGGCGATCTATGCGTTTCGCGGCGCGGACATCTACACCTACCTGCGCGCGCGCCGTGCTTGCGAAGGGCGGCTCTATACGCTCAAGAAGAATTTCCGCTCCACGCGCGCGATGGTCGAGGCAGTGAACCGCTGTTTCGAGGCGGCTGAAACCCGGCCCGAGGGCAGCGGTGCGTTTTTGTTTCGCAGCCCTGATGGACGCGAGAACGCGTTGCCGTTCGTCGCTGCCGATGCACATGGACGGCCCGAGAAGCTGGTTGCCGCCGGCGCGGCGCTGCCCGCGCTCAACGTCTTCTGGATGCCGCCTGCCGCAGATGGCAAGCCGCTCAGCAAGGGCGCGTATCTCGCTGGGATGGCGGGGAGCTGCGCGACCGAAATGGTGCGCCTGCTCAATCTCGGCCAGGAGCTTGCAGCAGGTTTCTCGGGCGAGCACGGCATGCGGCCGTTGCAGCCCGCCGACATGGCCGTGCTCGTCAACAACCGCAGCGAGGCGCAGGCGATACGCGAAGCGCTGGCTGCGCGCGGCGTGCGCAGCGTCTATCTCTCGGATCGCGATTCGGTCTACCAGACGCCGCAGGCCGAAGAACTGCGCTACTGGCTGGCGGCCTGCGCCGACCCCGACGACGGCCGCCTCGTGCGCACGGCGCTCGCTACGCCCACGCTCGGGCTCGAATGGGCCGAACTCGACCGGCTCGGGCACGACGAGATCGCGTGGGAGTCGCGCGTGCTGCAGTTCCGCGAGTACCGCGAATGCTGGCGCAGGAAGGGTGTTCTGCCGATGCTGCGCCGCCTTTTCAACGATTTTCATGTGCCGCAGCGCTTGCTTGGCGAGGCGGCTGGCGCGGGGCTGAACGGCGAGCGCGCGCTCACGAACCTGCTGCATCTCGCCGAACTGCTGCAGCAGGCGAGCACGCAACTTGACGGCGAGCACGCGTTGATCCGCTACCTCGACGAGCAGCGCGAAGATGAAAGCGCGGGCGGCGGGGGCGACGCGCGCCAGTTGCGTCTGGAAAGCGACGCGGGGCTCGTGCAGGTGGTCACGATTCACAAGTCGAAGGGCCTCGAGTATCCGCTCGTGTTTTTGCCGTTCGCGTGCGCGCACCGCGCCGTGAAGCCCGACGACGTGCCCTTCAAATGGCACGACGAAGAAGGCGAATTGCGCGTCACGCTCGAGGCCGACGCGCGCGTGCTGCGTCAGGCCGATCGCGAACGCCTTGGCGAAGATCTGCGCAAGCTCTACGTGGCGCTGACGCGCGCGCGTTACGCGACGTGGGTCGGCTATGGACCGGTGCCGGGCGTCGAGGCGAGTGCATTCGGTTATCTTCTGGGTGGCGGCGCGGCCGTCCCTGCTGAGGAAACCGAAGTATTTCTCGACGCGTTGCGCGGACCCTGCACGGACATCGCCGTGTCGCTCGCGCCCGAAGCGCGTCGCGACGTGCTCGCGCTGCGCGACACCGGCGCCGTGCGTGGTGAGGCGCGCACGCTTGCCCATCGCGAGCGCGAACGCTGGTGGATCGCGAGCTATTCGAGCCTGAAGACGCTCGAAACGTCGATCGGTTCGGGCGTTCCCGTCGAAGCGGACGATGCGCGCGGCGCGCCCGACACGCGCAGTGAGGACGTGTTCCTCGAACTGCTCGACGCGAGCATGCCGCCCGAGGACGACGAAGCGTTCGCAAGCGCCGGGCAAGCGCCCGTCGCACCCGCGCATGCGCCGATGCACGGCTTCGAGCGCGGCGCGGACGCGGGCACCTTTCTGCACGAACTGATGGAATGGGCGGCCAACGAAGGCTTCGCCGAAATCGCGCAAGACGAAGCGCGCGTGCGCGACATGGTTGCGCGCCGTTGCAGCATGCGCGGCTGGTCGCACTGGATCGACACGCTCACGGCGTGGATGCTCGAACTCGTGCGCACGCCGCTGCGCCTGCCGGATATCGAAGGCGAAAGTGTGGAGCCCGTGGCGTTCGCGGAGTTCGAACCCGGTGCGTATATGGCCGAACTGGAGTTCTGGGTCACGGCCCATGCCGTCGATACGCTTGCAATCGATGCGCTCGTCACCGAATTCACGCTGGGTGGCGAGGCGCGCCCCGCGCTCGACGCCGCCACGCTCAACGGCATGCTCAAGGGCTTCATGGATCTTGTGTTCGAACACGAAGGCCGCTACTACGTAGCCGACTACAAGTCGAACTGGCTCGGTCCAGACGATGCCTCATACACGCCCGCGAAAATGCGCGCGCAGATCCTCCATTCGCGTTACGAGCTGCAATACGTGCTCTATATGTTCGCGTTGCACCGACTGCTCAAGGCGCGGTTGCCCGATTACGACTACGACCGCCACGTGGGCGGGGCCGTGTACCTGTTTCTGCGCGGCGGACGCGCACCGGGGCAGGGGCTGCATTGCGAGCGGCCGCCGCGTGAGCTGATCGAACGACTCGATGCGCTCTTCGCGCGTCGCAACACGCTGGACACGCTGGAGGATGTGGCATGA